In one Agathobacter rectalis ATCC 33656 genomic region, the following are encoded:
- a CDS encoding riboflavin synthase has translation MFTGIVEEVGTIDTISRGANSAVLTIRAEKVLAGTKVGDSIAVNGICLTVTRLMPHAFTADVMHETLNRSSLANAMRGAHVNLERAMAADGRFGGHIVSGHVDGTGRIVEVKKDDNAIWYTIHAAPQLIRYIVEKGSVTIDGISLTVAKVAEDNFSISAIPHTVSQTVLKDRKVGAVVNLETDIIGKYVEKLLFKGQSEGITEEMTGAQTIKENVPHKSGENKKQPDVITRDFLAKYGF, from the coding sequence ATGTTCACAGGAATAGTTGAAGAAGTTGGAACAATAGATACAATTTCACGTGGAGCAAACTCAGCAGTACTTACAATCAGAGCTGAAAAAGTGCTAGCTGGAACAAAGGTCGGAGACAGCATAGCGGTAAACGGTATCTGCCTCACGGTCACAAGGCTCATGCCACATGCTTTTACAGCGGATGTCATGCACGAGACGCTAAACCGTTCATCGCTTGCAAATGCGATGAGAGGAGCACATGTCAATTTGGAGCGTGCGATGGCAGCAGATGGCAGATTCGGCGGGCACATAGTGTCGGGACATGTTGACGGAACAGGCAGGATTGTGGAGGTCAAAAAGGATGACAATGCCATCTGGTATACGATACATGCCGCACCACAGCTCATTCGCTATATAGTCGAGAAGGGCTCCGTCACAATCGATGGAATAAGCCTCACAGTCGCAAAGGTTGCAGAGGATAATTTCTCGATATCAGCGATACCGCACACGGTAAGCCAGACTGTGCTAAAGGACAGAAAAGTGGGAGCTGTCGTAAATCTGGAAACAGATATCATAGGAAAATATGTTGAGAAGCTGTTGTTTAAAGGGCAGTCGGAAGGAATAACAGAAGAAATGACAGGAGCACAGACAATTAAGGAAAATGTACCACATAAATCCGGCGAAAATAAAAAACAACCGGATGTAATAACAAGAGATTTCCTGGCAAAATACGGCTTTTAA